The Pseudodesulfovibrio sediminis genome includes the window CCGACGCTACCGAGATGTACGGCAACCCTCCCTACGGGCACGCTGAAACCAGCCCGCTCATGAAGTTCTGCGGCTTCCTCGGATTTGACGTGACCCAGGCTGTCGAGGCGCTGCATGCGGCTGGATATGACAGCTCCATCAATGAAAGATCCCTGATCAAGGACATCGCCCGCTCCAAGGGAGTGAGCCCGCAGCAGGTCTTCAATGATATCCGTATGGGACAGGACGCCGATCCTTTTGACACCATGCCGCTGAATCCGCCCGAAGGTACAGGCAAGGTGAATATTTCAACGATCTGCATGACCTATGGTCTGGACAAGGACACGGTCTTTGAACGACTTGAGGCTGCGGGCATAGCGGCTGACGACACCAGTACATTCAAGGAACTGGCAGAAAAACACAAAATCTCTCCCAAAGAAATATATATGATTGTGAAGGGGAGTAAGTAGGCTCATATGGAAGTTGCCCGTCGGGAAGGAAAAGAAAAAAGTCCTCTGGTTGCCCTGGTCCTGGCGCTTATCGTGCTGGGCTTGGGAAGCCTCTATTTGACATGGCAGTCCATTGCGCAGCAGCGCAAGATTGTCGAGGACCACATGATCATGACCGGCAACTCCATTCTGCGCGGTGTGGATAACAACATTCTCCGCATCGCGCGAACCCTGCGTATGGGCCAGCAATCGCCCAAGCTTTTCCAGGCCATGGCGGAAGAGCTCTTTACCGAGCTGTCCAAGTCCGAAGATATCGTTTTCATTTCCCTTTTCGGAGCCGATGGCAAGCCGCTCGTTGCCTCTGTGACCGATCAGCAGCCTCCGGTGTTCAAACTGCCTGATTCCGTGACTCAGGACATTGAGCCGGGCCGGGCCTGGCATGTCATGGCCGAGGTCGGCAAGAAAGGGGTGCTTATTTCCGGTCTGCGTACCCGCCCCGGTATCGCTACTCTGTCCGGCAGGCCGGGAGTGCCTCCCGAAGAAACTCAGGGTGATCATTCTCTGGAGCAAGGCTCTCGACGGCCATTCCGACTGGGGCAAGGCCTTGGGGCCGCTGCGGTGAACGAGAGCCAGGAGCCGCCGGTGTTTCTGGTGGTGGGGCTCAATGCGGAAAAGCATATGGCCCAGTATCGTCAGTATAAACGCGCGGCCACGTACCAGACAGGATATGTTTTCCTGGCGGCCGTGGTCCTGTGGTCGTTGGTCTTCGCCTATCTCAGACGGCGCGGTGCCAGCCGCAAGCTGGTTCGACTGGAGCGGTTTCAGAATACTCTTCTCGACAACATGCCGGACGGCCTCGTTACGTTGGCTGAAGACGGCGAGATTCTGGCGGCCAACTATTCGGCCAAGACACTCCTTACCCCGGAAGGGCGGGAGGGAGCACCCGAGATCATCGGGTCCAATTGGAGAGACTTTCCCTTTGGCGGCGCGTCGGAAATGTCCAGAATGTCCATCCCGTATGGCTGGCAGCAGTATGATTACCAGGGGCGTCAGCTCGAAATATTGTCTCTGCATCTTCAGACATACGACGAGGATGCCGCGCCGGAATTGGGACAGCGTCTTGTGCTGCTCCGTGACCGTACTCAGATACGTTCGCTGGAAGAAGACCTGAACGAGGCCAAGCGGTTGGCGGCCATCGGATCTTTGGCCGCAGGCGTCGCACACGAAGTGCGCAACCCGCTTTCTTCCCTGCGCGGTTTCGCTCAGCTGTTCGCCACCAAGCTCAAAGGGCAGGCCCCGCTTGATCAATATGCCACCACCATGGTGCAGGAGGCGGATCGCCTTAACCGCGTGGTGACCGATCTGCTGTATCTGGCCAAGCCGCGTACGCTTGACCCCAAGCACATCGACCTGGCCAAGGTCGGGGATTCCATCCGCCAGCTCATGCGGTTTGATTTTGAAGGCAAGCAGATCGAACCGGAGTTCGATTTCGGTCCTGACCCGCTGTACGCCGATCAGGATGCTCTCAGGCAGGTGCTGCTCAATCTTATTTCCAACAGTCTGGACGCCATTGAAGGGTGCACCGATTGCCCCAGGCCGGGCCATATCCATCTTACATCGGAGCGCGGTGACGGCGGTGTCTGGATTATCGTGGCTGATGACGGGCCGGGAATGGACCCGGAACTCAGTGATGACGTATTTAAGCCGTTTGTAACGGGCAAAAAGACCGGCACAGGCCTTGGTTTGGCCATTGTGCAGAACATCATGCGTGCTCACAAGGGGCGTGCCGTTGTTCAGTCCCTGCCGGGTGAAGGCATGGAAGTGCAACTCTTTTTTCCCGATATGCCGGATGACGATCAGGAAGGTATTGACATATGACAGATGAACGTATTGTCCTCGTAGTAGATGATGAACCGAGTCATAGAATGATGGTTCGAGCCGTGCTCGAAGATGACGGCTGGACTGTTCTTGAAGCGGGGTCCGGCGAGCGCGCGCTCTCGATGCTGGCGGAAGAAGCGGAGTCCGACACCTACCCAAGCGTGGCCCTGGTGGACATGAAGATGCCCGGTATGGACGGCATGCAGCTTTTGAAGGAGTTGCAGGTCCGGCGGCCCATCATGCCCGTTGTCCTGCTGACCGCATTCGGTTCCGTGGGCAGTGCCGTGGACGCCATGAAAAAAGGGGCCTTCGACTATCTGACCAAGCCTGCGGACAACGACGAGTTGATCGCGGTTATCAGCAAAGCCTTTGAGTACCACAAACTGCTCAATGAAAACATCCGCCTCAAGCTGGAAGTCTCTGGTGAAGCGGATTTTATCGGTGCCAGCCCCGGGATTGAACGGGTCCGCGATCTCATCGGTCAGGCCGGTCCTTCCGAGGCTACGGTACTGGTCCTTGGGCCGTCCGGGACGGGTAAGGAGCTTGTGGCAGAGGGACTGCATCGCGCGTCCAACCGAGCCGACAGGCCGCTTATCAAGGTCAACTGTGCCGCTCTGCCGGATGATTTGTTGGAATCCGAGCTGTTCGGGTACGAAAAGGGCGCCTTTACCGGGGCCGTCAAAGACAAGCCCGGTCGGTTCCAACTGGCGGACGGCGGGACGCTCTTCCTTGATGAGATCGGTGAGATTCCCGGTGCCCTGCAGGCCAAGCTGTTGCGTGCGTTGCAGGAGAAAACCATTGAGCCGCTGGGGTCCGTTTCTCCTGTGCAGGTGGATACGCGCATCATTGCGGCCACCAACAGGAATCTCAAGAAAGAGGTGGATGCAGGGCGGTTCCGTGAAGACCTGTATTACCGGCTGGCCGTGCTTGAGATTCGCATCCCGCCTTTGTGCGAGCGCAAGGAAGACCTTCCTCTGCTGGTCAGTTTTCTGCTCAGGCGGTTGGGCAATAAAAACAACAAGATCATCCGTACAGTGACACCCGCATTTCTGGATGCCCTGTCCGATTACGATTGGCCCGGCAATGTCCGTGAGCTGGAAAATGTGC containing:
- a CDS encoding DUF4405 domain-containing protein; the encoded protein is MLRKITSLTALISFLVTIVTSVVLYIVPEGRVANWADWQLFGLTKGQWGDTHLTVGTLFFIALLLHVFLNLKPLMAYMKNKARELVVMTVPMIISILLTVAVFAGTLLGLSPMQDLLDLGTEIKADATEMYGNPPYGHAETSPLMKFCGFLGFDVTQAVEALHAAGYDSSINERSLIKDIARSKGVSPQQVFNDIRMGQDADPFDTMPLNPPEGTGKVNISTICMTYGLDKDTVFERLEAAGIAADDTSTFKELAEKHKISPKEIYMIVKGSK
- a CDS encoding two-component system sensor histidine kinase NtrB, whose product is MEVARREGKEKSPLVALVLALIVLGLGSLYLTWQSIAQQRKIVEDHMIMTGNSILRGVDNNILRIARTLRMGQQSPKLFQAMAEELFTELSKSEDIVFISLFGADGKPLVASVTDQQPPVFKLPDSVTQDIEPGRAWHVMAEVGKKGVLISGLRTRPGIATLSGRPGVPPEETQGDHSLEQGSRRPFRLGQGLGAAAVNESQEPPVFLVVGLNAEKHMAQYRQYKRAATYQTGYVFLAAVVLWSLVFAYLRRRGASRKLVRLERFQNTLLDNMPDGLVTLAEDGEILAANYSAKTLLTPEGREGAPEIIGSNWRDFPFGGASEMSRMSIPYGWQQYDYQGRQLEILSLHLQTYDEDAAPELGQRLVLLRDRTQIRSLEEDLNEAKRLAAIGSLAAGVAHEVRNPLSSLRGFAQLFATKLKGQAPLDQYATTMVQEADRLNRVVTDLLYLAKPRTLDPKHIDLAKVGDSIRQLMRFDFEGKQIEPEFDFGPDPLYADQDALRQVLLNLISNSLDAIEGCTDCPRPGHIHLTSERGDGGVWIIVADDGPGMDPELSDDVFKPFVTGKKTGTGLGLAIVQNIMRAHKGRAVVQSLPGEGMEVQLFFPDMPDDDQEGIDI
- a CDS encoding sigma-54-dependent transcriptional regulator, which encodes MTDERIVLVVDDEPSHRMMVRAVLEDDGWTVLEAGSGERALSMLAEEAESDTYPSVALVDMKMPGMDGMQLLKELQVRRPIMPVVLLTAFGSVGSAVDAMKKGAFDYLTKPADNDELIAVISKAFEYHKLLNENIRLKLEVSGEADFIGASPGIERVRDLIGQAGPSEATVLVLGPSGTGKELVAEGLHRASNRADRPLIKVNCAALPDDLLESELFGYEKGAFTGAVKDKPGRFQLADGGTLFLDEIGEIPGALQAKLLRALQEKTIEPLGSVSPVQVDTRIIAATNRNLKKEVDAGRFREDLYYRLAVLEIRIPPLCERKEDLPLLVSFLLRRLGNKNNKIIRTVTPAFLDALSDYDWPGNVRELENVLERALILSRSDALGTDLLPSQITGAREAEIHMDISPSMTPTPPAPANLEEAEKQAIIQALEENGNHRERTAEALGISRRTLQYKLKKYGLTRR